Part of the Gallalistipes aquisgranensis genome, CACGCCGGTGACCGGTATCTGGCAGACGGTGTGGATGGAGCCTGTGGGGGAGTGTTCGGTCCGCGGTCTGCGTATCACACCCGACATAAATCGGAGGTCTCTGACGGTGGATGCATCGATCCGGGGTGCCGGTGCTTCGGATGTGGTCGAGGTGCGGGTGACGGACGGAGAGCGCCGGGTCGCTTCGGGTCGGGCCGTGGCCGGACAGGCCGTGGAGGTGCCTATGCCGGGAGACATGAAGTTGTGGAGCCCCGAATCCCCGTTTCTCTACGGATTGGAGGTGGTGCTGACCCGGGGCGGGAAAACCCTCGACCGGGTGAAGAGCTATGCCGCCATGCGCAAGTTTTCGGTGGGTACCGATCGCAGGGGAATCGTGCGGCTGATGCTCAACGACAAACCGCTGTTCCAGTACGGTCCGCTGGACCAGGGGTGGTGGCCGGACGGATTGTACACCGCTCCCACGGATGAAGCGCTGGCCTACGACGTCGTCAAGACGAAGGAGTGGGGTTTCAACATGATCCGTAAGCATGTGAAGGTGGAGCCGGCCCGCTGGTATTACCACTGCGACCGGTTGGGGATGATCGTATGGCAGGACATGCCCAGCGGGGACGGACAGACCGAATGGCAGCGTTTCGCCTATTTCAACGGTCGGGAGTTCGAGCGTACTCCAGAGTCGGAAGCCGATTTCCGCCGGGAATGGAAGGAGATTATGGATTGTCTCTATTCATATCCATCGGTGGGTGTCTGGGTGCCTTTCAACGAACGTTGGGGACAGTTCAAGACGGAAGAGATCGTGCGGTGGACGCAGGGTTACGATCCCACGCGGCCTGTCAATCCCGCCAGCGGAGGCAACCACTATCCCTGCGGGGATATGCTCGACCTGCACCACTATCCCGATCCGCAGCTGGCGATGTACGATCCCCGGCGGGCGACCGTGCTGGGCGAGTTCGGCGGAATCGGACGTGTGATGGAGGGGCATCTGTGGGAACCCGACCGCAACTGGGGCTACGTGCAGTTCCAGTCGTCGGACGAGGTGACCGACACCTATGTCCGGTATGCCGGTATGCTGCGAAAGCTGGTGGAGAAGGGGTGTGCCGCCGCGGTCTATACTCAGACTACCGACGTGGAGATCGAGGTGAACGGCCTGATGACCTATGACCGTAAGGAGGTCAAGGTGGACGAAAAACGTCTCCGCGAAGCCAACCGGGTCCTCTGCCGTTCGCTGGAAGGGGAGTAGGGGTGCTCTTCGCGCTCTGTCGCGTCACGATATAAATATGTAATATAAGTAGAAGGACGGCCTCCGGAGGCCGTCCTTCTTATTTTGAGGTCTCGGGGCTGCTTTTGAAAATGCAACCATAATGTCTGTGAATTGAGGCCGGGGACTGATGACTTTCGGAAAGGCGGAAAGTGTCCGAAAAGAGGAACGACGGAGCCGTTTCCGATAACTGAAACTGGGAAATAGCTCATTCTTAGTGGATTGTATTCCGTTAGGGCGGGAGACATCGTTCAAAAAGCAAAAAATTGCCGGATAAATTTGTTTATGTCATCTTATTTTCTTTATCTTTGACTACAATTAAAAATTGGTTTACCAGTTTGGTCGTCCAAAATACCGGGTTTGAGAATGAGATAATTATCTGTTAATCAGTACTAACCAAATAACTTGAGACTGCTTTATGGCTAAAAATTACTTGCAGAAGTCGTTGCTGATGCTATCAGTTCTGTTGATTAGCACGGCGGCAGCCTATGCGCAGAAAATCACCGTTCGAGGTGTGGTTTCTGACGAGCAAGGGCCTCTGATCGGCGTTTCCGTGGTGGTCAAATCCTCCGCCTCTTCATCCCCGACAGGGACCGCGACGGGTATCGACGGTTCTTATTCGATTTCGGTGCCCAATGCGGAGTCGGTGTTGGTGTTTTCCTACGTCGGCTATAAGACGATCGAGATCAAGGTCGGGAAACAGACTTCGATCAATGTGAAGATGGAAGCCGATGCCGCGAAACTCGATGAAGTGGTCGTGGTCGGTTATGGCGTGCAGAAGAAATCGCATCTGACGGGTTCTGTCGCGAAAATCGACGGCGGTATCCTGGCGGATCGTCCCGTTTCGGATGTCACGACGGCTCTTCAGGGTCAGATTCCCGGTCTGACGATCAATAATACTACGTCCGAAGTGGGTGTGACGCCGTCGATCCGTGTGCGCGGTACGGGGTCGATCTCGGCCGGCAGTTCGCCGCTGGTCATCATCGACGGTTATCCCGTTCCTGACGGTTTGCAGACGCTCAACCTTTCGGACATCCAGTCCATCGAGGTTCTGAAAGACGCCGCTTCGGCTGCTATCTACGGTTCGCGTGCGGCCAACGGTGTCATCATGGTCACCACTAAAAGCGGTGCTTCGGACAAATCCCGCTATTCGGTGAAACTTTATCAGGGTGTGAAGTGGGCTTACAAGCTCCACGACATGCTTTCGGCTACTGAGTACCTCCAGTGGCAGGAGAAGGAGGCTGCCTGGGGCGGTCCGGCCGTGAAGACGCAGGACAAGGTGGCCGCCTGGCTCGAGCAGAACATGGGGTCGACCGACTGGCAGCGCGAGGGTTTGCGCGATGCGGCCAGCGTCACCAACGTGCAGTTCTCTATGCAGGGCGGCAAACGCGGTGTCCGCTATTACTCGTCGGCCGCCTGGACCCGCGATCAGGGTATCATGCTCCAGAACGAAGTACAGAAAGTGACCTTCCGTACGAAGGTCGATGCCGATCTTTCGAAAACGGTCACTTTCGGGGTGAACGTGTCGGCCAACTATCAGAAGGCGGAGCGTCCGCGCAACAACTTCATTGATTTCTACCGTACGCCGTCGTTCCTGCCTGTTTACCACAATGCGTGGTCGACGGCATTGACGGGTTACACGGGTTTCGCACGCGGTAGCCACTTCAATAACCTCTATGCGCCGGTGGGCGATCCCGACGAGTACGGTAACCCGACCTACAATACGACGCCCGTGTCGCCCTTCAACTCGGCGAACAACAATCCCCGCAGCGTGATGGCCAACACCACGCGCTGGAGCGAGAACTTCCAGGGTATGGCCAATGTCTACCTGACGGTGGATATTTGCAAGGGCCTTCAGTTCAAGACTTCGAACGGTGTGAACGCTCGCTACCGGCCGCAGTATAGTTATGCCAACAAAAACGCCCTGAAGGACGGTACGGCCAGCGAGGCTACTTTCAACAGCATGCTCTACGTTGACCTGTTGACCGAGAATACGCTCACTTACAACCGCAAGGTCGGTCGGCATGAATTCGACATCCTGGCCGGTTACACGGCCGAGTCGACCCGCGTGCAGAACGTGGCGCTCACCGGT contains:
- a CDS encoding glycoside hydrolase family 2 protein, which encodes MKKRLLLLCLLGMGAAVQAQWAPAGDRIKTRWAESVDPARVLPEYPRPLMERSEWVNLNGLWDYAIVDAGGGEPLSFDGKILVPFAVESSLSGVGRRVGESKELWYSRTFGVPSAWRGRRVLLHFGAVDWKADVWVNGVRVGGHKGGYAPFSFDVTAALASRGDNRLVVRVWDPTDRGHQPRGKQVNDPKSIWYTPVTGIWQTVWMEPVGECSVRGLRITPDINRRSLTVDASIRGAGASDVVEVRVTDGERRVASGRAVAGQAVEVPMPGDMKLWSPESPFLYGLEVVLTRGGKTLDRVKSYAAMRKFSVGTDRRGIVRLMLNDKPLFQYGPLDQGWWPDGLYTAPTDEALAYDVVKTKEWGFNMIRKHVKVEPARWYYHCDRLGMIVWQDMPSGDGQTEWQRFAYFNGREFERTPESEADFRREWKEIMDCLYSYPSVGVWVPFNERWGQFKTEEIVRWTQGYDPTRPVNPASGGNHYPCGDMLDLHHYPDPQLAMYDPRRATVLGEFGGIGRVMEGHLWEPDRNWGYVQFQSSDEVTDTYVRYAGMLRKLVEKGCAAAVYTQTTDVEIEVNGLMTYDRKEVKVDEKRLREANRVLCRSLEGE
- a CDS encoding SusC/RagA family TonB-linked outer membrane protein — encoded protein: MAKNYLQKSLLMLSVLLISTAAAYAQKITVRGVVSDEQGPLIGVSVVVKSSASSSPTGTATGIDGSYSISVPNAESVLVFSYVGYKTIEIKVGKQTSINVKMEADAAKLDEVVVVGYGVQKKSHLTGSVAKIDGGILADRPVSDVTTALQGQIPGLTINNTTSEVGVTPSIRVRGTGSISAGSSPLVIIDGYPVPDGLQTLNLSDIQSIEVLKDAASAAIYGSRAANGVIMVTTKSGASDKSRYSVKLYQGVKWAYKLHDMLSATEYLQWQEKEAAWGGPAVKTQDKVAAWLEQNMGSTDWQREGLRDAASVTNVQFSMQGGKRGVRYYSSAAWTRDQGIMLQNEVQKVTFRTKVDADLSKTVTFGVNVSANYQKAERPRNNFIDFYRTPSFLPVYHNAWSTALTGYTGFARGSHFNNLYAPVGDPDEYGNPTYNTTPVSPFNSANNNPRSVMANTTRWSENFQGMANVYLTVDICKGLQFKTSNGVNARYRPQYSYANKNALKDGTASEATFNSMLYVDLLTENTLTYNRKVGRHEFDILAGYTAESTRVQNVALTGTGFPTDNIQTLNAATIFELASENNGNGEGTGTFRYPNQVLESYLGRVSYSYDDRYLISASLRLDRSSLFTSGNRNAWFPSVSVGWRISEERFMKSQRVFSNLKLRASYGVTGNNSIDYNAALEVLNPANYPTGAGNGSLTPGAANISTTLANSNITWEQTDEYNFGLDAGFVDNKISLSVDGYYSVTRALLFEQPTQSFTGFQSYWNNIGKVRNAGVEIQLDTRQINHKKFKWSTNFNFSLSRNKLLEIGGEKQVITQGERSESYIARVGEPLIQYYGFKTVGVWNNQAEIDANPHFAGDVPGGLRIWDADGNGELNDNDRVALGSPYPDFTWGMTNNFSIGNFDVSFLLQGVQGVTVFNGDVFYNESHKYNRAYMENRWVSDTHRGDGKTPYAKTGYDIMLTDLGLQNASYLCLRDLTVGYTLPKKTARKIGLNGLRLYVTGSNLFYLWSDDYKGINPESRMTSGDYASPLIDGYQRGGFPLTSTFTFGIDLNF